CCCGAaccacctccctctggtaaccatcagtgtgttctctataatAAAGAGTCCGGTTTgggggttttctctttctttttctttgttgtattcGTTTCTGAAGCGCCATGTGTAAGTGAGATGGGgcggtatttgtccttctctgactgacttcgcTAAGCATTAGACTCTCTGGTCCGTCCGTGTTCTTGCACATGGCAGGCTTCCATCCTCCTCCGTGGATGAGTCATGTTCCATTGTGTGTCTACGCCACATCCTTATCCGTTCATCTACTGCTGGACCCTGGGGCTGCTGGCGTAATtgggccattgtaaataatgctgcagtacaCATACGGGTGTGTACATCTTTTTGAGTTTGCGTTTTCATATTGTTCGGGTGAATCCCATtagcagatttctttctttcttcctttctttctttctttctttctgtctgtctgtctgtctgtctttctttctttcttttttttttttaaagaatgttatgACAACCTTCAGGAGGCAGGCTTGGACTTGGACCTCCGTTTGCAATGACAGAGCTTGACTCGGAGACCATTGCAGACCCTGCAGAGAATGATTGTGTGTGCTCAGAAGTTGGGTGTTGGTGGAAAGCacggggaggaggggacagagatgacagaatttcaggattttctgGATGGAAAAGGATGATCCTCAGCTATGTGGTTGGAGATGATGGTTAAACATGGTATGTTCTACCAGGAGTAGATACGGGCTTAAAGGGCAAGGCTAACCCTGCCACTGTAGTCTCCAATTCTGAGCTCACATGAGAGGagttcctttctattcctatCTCAGCTTGGAATGTGCAAAGTTGAAGGAAAGAGTAGACCTGGTCTTCTCCAATTAGGTGAGTTTCTCTTTGCTCTCATACTAGGAAAACCCATTCCCTACTTGAAGGGACATCCTTGGATTCGTTCCATCCTGTTTTTTGCTCGAATTCAAGGAGTTAAGCTGCGTACCTGCTGGGCCTTATCAAACCATTGTCCATGGCCCTGGAAGATACTTGGTGCGGGGTTTTCAGGAGGAACTTTTTATTGAAATGCTCCCATTTCTAGTCTTTCATGATCACTGGGTATTTTTAGGGTCAGGGCTTAGGGAAGTGAAGCCTAGGACATAGGTAGGGTTCTGGGGGAGCAGAAATCTTggcaggctggggctggagcaCTGGGCGGTGACAGTGCATTCTGACCAGTGTCGGAAGGCTGGCGGCCTCAGCTCTTTTCTGTCTTCCACTTTACTTACTATTCCTCACCAGATCCTTCCCAGCTAATTCAAGAGCATTTGAGGAGGAACTACAGTGCTGAGCTTCTTCCTTGACCTGGACTCACCTCACCAGTGTCTGGGTAATTACTTCCACTCATCTTTCCTTTACTCTGTCTCTACTGTTCCTCCCAGATCACTCTCTGCCatcagtctcagggtcctggggtaatACTTCTGTAGAGCTGAAGAAGAGGGTGGGCAAAGGTGATGACAGCAGCAGATACTGATGACTCTTGAGGTCCGGGGCATTGCTCAGCTGATGGACACACTTTTTACTGAAGGCCTTGGGTTAGCCTACTCTCTTTTGTGGTTGGTTCATCACACCTGTGCTTTGCCCAGACCTAGACCTCTCTCAATGTCAATGCCAAACTCCAGTGCTGTGACCCAGTTCCTTTTGGAAGGGTTCTCCAGCTTTGGGTGGCATCACAGGCTTGTGTTCTTTGTTGTCTTTCTAACTCTGTACCTGCTGACTCTCTCTGGCAATGTTGTCATCGTGACTATTATACGCCTGGACCGtcacctccacacccccatgtacttcttcctgagCATGCTGTCCCTCTCTGAGACCTGCTACACTGTGGCCATCATTCCCCGTATGCTTTCTGGACTCCTGAGCCCCCAACAGCCCATTGCTGTCCAAGACTGTGCCACTCAGCTCTTCTTCTATCTCACCTTCGGCATCAACAACTGCTTCCTGCTCACGGCCATGGGCTacgaccgctatgtggccatctgcaaccCGCTACGGTACTCGGTCATCATGAGTAAAGAGGTCTGTGTCCAGTTAGCATCCGGATCACTGGGAATTGGTCTGGGCATGGCCATTGTCCAGGTAACATCTGTGTTTGGTCTGCCCTTCTGTGACGCCTTTGTCATTTCTCACTTCTTCTGTGACGTGAGGCCCCTGCTGAAGCTGGCCTGCACGGACACCACTGTCAACGAGATCATCAACTTTGTCGTCAGCGTCTGTGTCCTGGTTCTACCCATGGGCCTGGTCTTCATCTCCTACGTCCTCATCATCTCCACCATCCTTAAGATCGCCTCAGCCGAGGGCCGGAAGAAGGCTTTCGCCACCTGCGCCTCCCACCTCACGGTGGTCATCATCCACTATGGCTGCGCCTCCATCATCTACCTCAAGCCCAAGTCCCAGAGTTCCCTGGGGCAGGACAGACTCATCTCGGTGACCTACACGGTCATCACCCCCCTGTTGAACCCTGTCGTGTACAGCCTGAGGAACAAGGAGGTCAAGGATGCTCTGCACAGAGCTGTGGGGTGGAGGCCCCTTTCCTCGTAGCAAGACAAGATTGTTGAAAGCCTTTCACTTGATTTTGTAAATGTATGTTGATTTTAATGCTGTTTCAATAATTCTTTTAAGTATGAGATCAAGAAGAACAGACTAAAGTAAGGGGAACCAAAACTGTGGGCTTCTGTTTGGGTTTGTCACGGTTTCCTATGCCCTTGTTCAGAGAGGATAAAAAGTGGCCTGGCACAGAGAGATAGATGGTTCTGGCAGCTGcatggctcagtctgctaagcatctgccttcagctcaggtcatgatcccagagtcctgggactgagtcccacgtccagctctgcactcagcgggagtctgcctgaccctctccctttacccctcgcccctccccccactcattctctctgtctctctgacaaataaataaatgaataaaaaatggcTTGGCAAATGCTCAAGACTAGAGGGGAAAGGTTTACCTGCCTAGGTCACGCCCACCGGTGTCCTATCACACATGAGTGCACACAGCTACGCAACTCCATC
The window above is part of the Mustela erminea isolate mMusErm1 chromosome 17, mMusErm1.Pri, whole genome shotgun sequence genome. Proteins encoded here:
- the LOC116576306 gene encoding olfactory receptor 10J3-like; its protein translation is MTLEVRGIAQLMDTLFTEGLGLAYSLLWLVHHTCALPRPRPLSMSMPNSSAVTQFLLEGFSSFGWHHRLVFFVVFLTLYLLTLSGNVVIVTIIRLDRHLHTPMYFFLSMLSLSETCYTVAIIPRMLSGLLSPQQPIAVQDCATQLFFYLTFGINNCFLLTAMGYDRYVAICNPLRYSVIMSKEVCVQLASGSLGIGLGMAIVQVTSVFGLPFCDAFVISHFFCDVRPLLKLACTDTTVNEIINFVVSVCVLVLPMGLVFISYVLIISTILKIASAEGRKKAFATCASHLTVVIIHYGCASIIYLKPKSQSSLGQDRLISVTYTVITPLLNPVVYSLRNKEVKDALHRAVGWRPLSS